CACATATCAATGTATTTATTTCTGatcttttattatatatattgtctatttattttacattgtaACACTGATTTCTCTCATGTTTTTCAGTGGAAACTAAGATGGGGAACAAGGAAAGAATAGTACCATGCGTCGAACGCCTTTTAAGTTACTGTGCATTCTGTAGGAAGGCCCTGGGGGAACCGCCCTGTATCAGCGCAGTAGTTGTAAATCATGTAGTTGTCCTCAACCCATTTCATCTTCTGCTGGTCCTTGAAATCAAGCACTTGTGAGAGCCATGGAGGAGAGTCCCAACTGCAAGAAGATGTTCCAGAATACAATATACAAGCATCAGCATTCAAGCTCCTAAAGGAAGCCGTGAAAGGAGCTTGGCTCCAGTGAGTCTTGACAAGGCCCCCCTCTTGTTGCCCAGTCATCTGCAATCCATAAACTGGAGTATATCCCCATAGGCTGGCTCTGTGGGAAGGGAATGAGAGAGATGccattttttaggaaaaagGAAGGGTAATAATATCCAAAATGGGTCATTTTAGGTTATTATTCCaatttcaaaagtatttaaaatcttttaaccaaatatataatttttttaattatggatAAGACTTTTAAAATCTCTTTGACCGCCATATATGTATTCAGAAATCCTGATATTTAGAAAactcttttaatatttttaacatctaaaatttattattatttaagtgttagaaatactaaaacgttttttagaatcacttaaATATGCATTATTAATAGATTAATGTTTAAGTGGATTCTACTGTAGCTGCTTCTGGTTTGTACTAAAGGAAATCCTTTTCAATGTACCTTCTGTTCTTTGTCTAGTACTTTGAAAGGATCCATGATATGAGGTTGACACACTGTTACATGCCATTTATGGAGAAAGTGATCTTTTATTGTATGTATATATACAATGTAAACAATGTGGTATTTCTGTTCTTCTAATGGCGATTAAAATGATTAAGaatgaaagaattgaattttgaaattacagAAGCAAACAATGAAGTGAATGGCCTTAAGGTTGTGTTTCCTCTATGACATGGTGGTGGTAGTGCATTCAGGAGGAAGGCCCTGTGGGAATCGCTTGGTGTCAGAGCAGTAATTGTAGATCATGTAATTCTTCTGCACCCATTTCATTCTCTCTTGGCTTGTGGAATCAAGCTCTTGTGAGTACCACTCTGTATTGGTGGAGGTAGAAGTGGGAGTATTTGAACTGCAAGAAGAAGCTCCAGAAGACCAGATGCAAGCATCTGCATTGAAGTTCCTATAGGAAGCAGTGAAGGGAGCTTGGCTCCAGTCTGTCTTGACAAGCCCACCTCTTGTTGCCCAGTCATCTGCATTCCAGAGACTGGAGTATATCCTCATGGGCTGGTTCTTTGGGTATGAAACACCGATTGACTCAGAGTTCTTGAACTCCCTGATGGGGGTGCCATCCACAGAGAAGCTGAAACAGAGATACCCCAGATGAGTAAATCAatacaaaaacccaaaaaacatAAACCAGATTGCAGTATTGGAGATTAGAATAATAGCACTTACATAATCCGCTGGGGATTCCAAAGTATGGAATAGGTATGGAAATCAGCAGTTGGGTCAAACCAAAGGTAGAACTGCTGTTCTCTGTTTCCCTTGCCTTGGCTGAACACATTAGTGTGAAGAATGTATGGATCACCACTGAGATTGCCCAGGAATTCGAAGTCGATTTCATCATGGGTTGGCCCTTGTGAAGATAACTGCAAATACACACATACATAAATAAGAACTATATACTAATCAGGAGAACAAATTGTCATCAAATGGAGGATGATGTGCAACAAGTACTATGAAAGGCGGGCTTACATAATAGGCAGTGACAGTGCCAGCAGAGTTTCCAGGAACAAGTTTGAGCTGCATATCAATCTTGCCAAACAGATACTCGTTCTTGGACTGGAAACCAGATCCAGAGGTCTTGTCAAGGGAAAGAGTGAGAAGCTCTCCATTGTTGAGTATCTTAGCACGCCCGTCTCCCCAAGTGATGTCAAAGTCTTGGTAGAAGTTACCTGCTGAGGCAGCCATTAAGAAGCTCGCCACTACAGAGATTAGCAGGGCTGTTGAAACAACTGAAAAAGAAGAATAGATGGGTGCCATTGGCGGATACGCTGTATGGTTGGTCAGAGGTGTTTGAAGAGAAGAAGTTTGAATTTAGTGACTTGAAATTGATCTCTCAGAGCTCCAATTTATACTTGGTGGGAGAGATATAGTGAGATTGAGAGGGTACTGCTGGGAAGGTTCAAAGTGGGAGAACAAAGAATGAGTTGTATACAGATGGCAGTGACAACCATATCTACAAATGGGCTTCCACCTCCCCCCTAATACTTTTTAAATCATCAGAATCACACGGTTTTGCAATAGAAAAGTATTCAGGAAGTACCATAGTTTTTAACTTCTGCCGCGTCTACCTGTCTCCCCCCCACCTCCCCCACCTCCCCCCAAAATTGCTTTTGTCCGTTTCCAATATATCAAACAGTTCAACAAAAAACAGCTCTCCAGTGTAAAAATGTGCTGGACCAGAGCTTCCTACATACATCACTCCACCCACTGTCTTTCTATGTCTAGAAATCCTAAATGCCAAAACAGGGAGAGAAAGATAAGTAGCACCTGCCCAAGCCATCATCATGCCCAGTTGTAATAAAAAACAGCCCACCGTCTTTCGAAGTGCTTTTATTGGAAACGTTCTTTCTAAAAGTACTTTTTGGGAAAATCacatgaaaatgattttttaattttttaaaagtgatttctaaattttatcaaatattttatttttttcaaaaatacttttaaattagaaataatatttaaaaatattatcaaacatacACTTTAAGTTTTGACactacatctttttttttttttttagaatattgctatcttttataattaactaccatcttttatattttagagtattaactttttattatatctattgtttttagatttataaGTCATTATGTACAAGTACTATATgatacaaatataatattttttataaattaataaatatttatttatcaataaattaataaattattcatttataagtaaatcaacaatttattaagattatgtttggtttttggaaaatactaaggaaagaaaaaaaatgtaaaggaaaataattttttcatgtttgattgtcttataaaaaatataaaagaaaatcaaatataattaaaactaattaaaaacttatatatttttaaattatttaatttttatattgatgagttaaaataaataaaatgagtttgaagtaacaaaaaaataatttatcaacttttaatttatttttttatttttattcactttttctttccttttactttttctttgtattttctttcccgttttcttcaaattttatggaACCAGGTGATAATTTTTCTTGGTCTCAAGAATAGGGTTcttattgaagttttaaaaagcATACTACAAAATTCACAGGTGGCTTAGTATTCATGAATCATATCTCTTGTAATAGTAACTAATAATCAATCTATCTTTCATCAGAGAGTGAATCAGACTCAAAAGCCAGTGAGGGAAATGATTGCTTTTATGGCCAATTAACTATAGGGATCATGGATTTGGGGGAGAAGGTTTCATTTAGGTTAATTTGAAACATTGGTGATTTTTGATTTGTTTGTTTGCCGCCTTCATCATGCATGGAGCATTTTGAATGATTCAGTGCATAGTTTTGGTGACTCTTAACTGAAGTTTCTTGCTGTTTGTGATTGAAGTGGAAAGAAATTAAGATTATTTACTCTTTAAATTTGGTGTAAGGCCCAATCCATATCTGTCAGAAGTTAAAGAACAAGCAGAAACAGAGAAAGGGCTAGAAGTTACATTGACAATGGTTCATCTCCTCAgttattttcaacaattttcttttctttgtcattcgtaaagaatattttattatttgtattgtGCCATATATTACAATGTAAACAATATAATATTTCTGCTGTTGTAATAGCAACTAAAATGATAAAGAATGAAAGaatagaaatgaagaaaatttcaaaagcaAACTATCTGATTGAATGGGCTTAGGTTCCATTCCTTCTAAGACAAGGTGGTGGCAGTGCATTCAGGAGGAAGGCCTTGTGGGAATCGCTTTGTATCTGTGCAGTAATTGTAGATCATGTAATTCTTCTGTACCCATTTCATTCTCTCTTGGCTTGTGGAATCTAGCTCTTGTGAGTACCACTGACCACTGGTGGAGGTAGAAGAGGGAGTAGTTGAACTGCAAGAAGATGCTCCAGAAGACCAAATGCAAGCATCTGCATTGAAGTTCCTATAGGAAGCAGTGAAGGGGGCTTGGCTCCAGTCTGTCTTGACCAGCCCACCTCTTGTTGCCCAGTCATCAGCATTCCAGAGGCTGGAGTATATCCTCATGGGCTGGTTCTTGGGATATGAAACACCTATGGACTCAGAGTTCTTGAACTCTCTGATGGGGGTGCCGTCCACTGAGAAGCTGAAACAGAGATACCCCAGATGATTGAGCCAattaagaaaccaaaaaaaaaaaaaaaacataaaccaGATTTCACTATTGGGGATTAATTACTGTACTACTTACATAATCCGCTGGGGGTTCCAAAGGATGGAATAGGTGTGGAAATCAGCAGTTGGGTCAAACCAGAGGTAGAATTGCTGCTCTCTGTTGCCCTTGCCCTGGCTGAACACATTAGTGTGAAGAATGTATGGATCACCACTGAGATTCCCCAAGAATTCGAAGTCTATCTCATCATGGGTTGGCCCTTGTGAAGATAGCTGCAATTACACAAACCAGAATGGTGATTTGTGAGTCAGGAGAAGATGAAACCAAGAAAGCATTTGATGGAAAAGCACTTGGTAAAGAGGAGGCTTACATAGTAGGCAGTGACAGTGCCAGCTGAGTTACCAGGCACAAGCTTCAGCTGCATATCAATCTTTCCAAACAGATACTCATTCTTGGACTGGAAGCCAGAGCCAGAGGTTTTGTCAAGGGAGAGAGTGAGAAGCTCTCCATTGTTGAGTATCTTGGCACGGCCATCACCCCAAGTGATTTCAAAATCCTGGTACAAGTTACCAACAGAAGCAACCACAAAGGAACCGAGCAGAAGAGAGACCAAGAACAACTTTGGTGAAAGATTCCAAGTAGAAGGAGAAGCCATTGAATGTGAATTTAGAGACGAGAAATGGAAGTAGTTTTGAGCGTGGAAGTGAAGAGAATGGCGTGGGTATGTGGGGGTTTTATAGTAGGTGTCGTGGGGGAAAGTGGAAGGAGATCGAGAAGAAGGTTCAGTCAGCAGCTGTACACGGTTGAAGATGTAAAGACAACAGTTGTCATCAAATAGCAAAACCCAGTTCATTTTCACGCGGATTTTGCATGGATTTAAAAGAGAAAAGTGCAGATCCACTTTCCCATTTCCCAAGCACCATTCATCGCTCATAACTAAAGCCACCACCGCCACTGAGTAAAAAACAAAAGCGAATCAAACCCTTGAAACCGTGtctctcattattatttttcatctccAGTTGTATCCGAAAAAGAATCACCAAGCCCACAAATAAAGTCATAATAGTAGGAGCCAGTAACAGCCCAAAAGCTCTGTGCTTCGATGAAACCACCATCTACTTGGTTTCCTGAAAAGAACTACTCACTGCCCTCTGCTcaactaatttttaattgtgATGGGTTGGCTTagagtttaaattttaaaactcatGGATCAAGGGGTGGGCCATGTGCTTGAAGGCTTAAACCAACTGGTTACGATATTTCTTTTGGACAATGTTAGAATATCTTATACTAATgcggtgtttgtttttttacttaattttaaatagaatcttaatacttaataatgttaaatattaaattatttatttttatagtattttatttttattaagtattaaaaattaaaaaaaaatcaatatattattttttttatttaaaaaaaactacatattttttatttagtaaaatgtttataataagttatgaaaaaatagaaaatcaaacaacctaaattttgaaaacaaattacttttagtaaaaaaaaaaaaaaaaaataccacctAAGTATCTTACTTCTTGAGCCATTATTTTGATGACGTTGACATTGTTACAATTGCCAATAGCTTTTTATATGGTTCAAGTCAAACCAACAGGTCACAAATCAACACAATTTAAGCATTATTCAAAACTGTTTTAAGGATagattttcaaaactcttctataaagaataaaaatttgtttgagaatttaaaatattttttttataactttcaatattttaaaaataatttatttttaatcattatttatatttgtataattattttttaaaataatttttgaaaaataagccaaaacaattgaaataattaaaagatattatttgaaaccaatttttagaaatataaaactatctttttttaatatttggttgttaaacatgttttcctcttctttttttatttttatttttttttatcatggaaacataaaaccattttaaaaagtaatttccaAATAATACCTAAATCTTGGGTGACAACATTATGTTTACTAATTTCGGTAGGGAAAGGAGggcagctgttgaaaaagaggtcatattttttattttccttattatttttcaaaaccaaatataatgtAGAAACAATAGTATTGTGATTTCACTCTCTTCGTTACTTTGTGGGGTTCAACATTGAGGTTGAGATAATGATATACATGCCATTCATTGAGAAAGTAATCTTTGTTGTATTCATGTATTACATTGTCAACAATGTGGTGTTTCTGAAATTCTGATGGCAACAAAAACGATAAAGAATGAaagaatataattttgaaattatagaGGCAAACAACGAAGTGAATGGCCTTAGGTTCTGTTCCCTCTAGGACATGGTGGTGGCAGAGCATTCAGGAGGAAGGCCCTGTGGGAATCTCTTTGTGTCTGCGCAGTAATTGTAGATCATGTAATTCTTCTGCACCCATTTCATTCTCTCTTGGCTTGTGGAATCTAGCTCTTGTGAGTACCATCCCCCATTGGTGGAGGTAGAAGATGGAGAGGTTGAACTGCAAGAAGATGATCCAGAGGACCACAAACAAGCATTGGCATTGAAGTTCCTGTAGGAGGCTGTGAATGGTGCTTGGCTCCAGTCTGTCTTCACAAGCCCGCCTCTTGTTGCCCAGTCATCGGCATTCCAGAGACTGGAGTATATCCTCATGGGCTGGTTCTTCGGGTATGGGACACCTATGGATTCAGAGTTCTTGAACTCTCTGATGGGGGTGCCATCCACAGAGAAGCTGAAACAGAGATGCCCCAGATGAGCAAATCAATACGAAAACCCAAAAAACATAAACCAGATTGCAGTTTTGGAGATTAGGATAATAGTACTTACATAATGCGCTGGGGATTCCAGAGGATGGAATAGGTGTGGAAATCAGCAGTTGGGTCGAACCACAGGTAGAACTGCTGCTCTCTATTTCCCTTGCCTTGGCTGAACACATTAGTGTGGAGGATATAGGGGTCCCCACTGAGGTTCCCCAGGAATTCAAAGTCGATTTCATCATGGGTTGGCCCTTGTGAAGATAACTGCAATTACACACATACATGAATGAGAACTACATACTAATCAGGAgaacatatcatcaaatggagGATGATGGGCAACAACTAATATGAATGGGGAACTTACATAGTAGGCTGTGACAGTGCCAGCAGAATTTCCAGGGACCAGTTTGAGCTGCATATCAATCTTGCCAAAGAGATACTCATTCTTGGACTGGAAACCAGATCCAGAGGGCTTGTCAAGGGAAAGAGTGAGAAGCTCTCCATTGTTGAGTATCTTACCACGTCCATCCCCCCAAGTGATATCAAAGTCTTGGTAGAAGTTACCTGCTGAGGCAGCCATTAAGAAGCTCACCACTACAGACATTAGCAGGGCTGTTGAAACagctgaagaagaagaacagaTGGGTGCCATTGAGGGATATGCTGTATGGTTGGTAGGAGGTGTTTGAAGAGAAGTTTGATTTCAGTGAATTGAAATTGATCACTCTCAGCTCAGATTTATACTAATGGTGGAGAGAGAGGGGTTACTGCTGGGAAGGTTCAAAGTTGGAGAGCCAAAAAATGAGTTGTATACAGGTGGCAGTGGCAACCCCATCTGCAAATGGGCCTCCTTCATCAGTACTCATAATACAACCAAAACTACCTTCcttctgatatttttgaaaTCGTCACAATCACACGGTATCACAATAGAAAAGTAAGCAGCAAATATCATTGCTTTTAACCTCTGCCCTGTCCCCCAACCAGGTTTGGAATCCTTTCCAGTATATCTAAGTTGTTAACAGCTTAACAAAAGCTTGTCGTGATCAATTGGTGTTGATCATTACTTAATTccaatcattttcttttgactGTAGTAAAGCTTTTGGCTTAAGATCCAGACCACAAAAGGGCATTTCAGTAACAATGTGCTGGACCACAGCTTCCCTCAGCCATTTGTCATAATGTGAAAGATCCTAAATGCCAACAGGGGAGAGAAAGACAAATAGCACCTCTCCAAGCCACCATCGCTGCCAGTTGGTAATTGCAAGCGCAACAATCAGACAACAAACAAACACTGATAGCACAAGCCGAGTTACAGCCCGAAAAAGGCAGGTGATTCTCATGGCTTCAAATGCAGTTTACTTCTTATTATTTGCACTGAATTAAgagcaagaaaaaagaaagaaaaatgccaAACATCACACAACAATGTATTCATTtctgatattttattatatatatatatattgtctatatatatatatacattgtaACACTGATTTTTGTGGAGTTTTTTAGTGGAAACTAAGATGAGGAACAAGGAAAGAATAAAACCATGGGTCGGCTTTTAAGTTACCATGCATTCTGTAGGAAGGCCCTGGGAGAACCGCTCTGCATCAGTGCAGTAGTTGTAAATCATGTAGTTGTCCTCGACCCATTTCATCTTCTGCTGGTCTGTGGAATCAAGCACTTGTGAGAGCCATGGAGGAGAGTCCCAACTGCAAGAAGATGTTCCAGAATACAATATACAAGCATCAGCATTGAAGCTCCTATAGGAAGCCACGAAAGGAGCTTGGCTCCAGTTAGTTTTGACAAGGCCTCCTCTTGTTGCCCAGTCATCTGCATTCCATAAACTGGAGTATATCCGCATGGGCTGGCTCTTTGGGAAGAGAACACCAGCTGACTCCAAGTTCTTGAACTCCCTGATGGGGATGCCATCAACCCAGAAGCTGAAATGGACAGAAAACAAGCCAGTACATTGATTTAGATCGATTTGGATCATGCAAAAGGAAAGCGAAAATGCTGAAAGTATCCCGGTTTCTACTCACACCACGCATTGTGGATTCCAGAGGATGGAGTAGTTGTGGAAATCAGCAGTTGGGTCGAACCAGAGGTAGAATTGCTTCTCTCTTTTTCCCTGGCCTTGGATGTACACATTGGTGTGAAGAATGTAAGGATCACCACTGAGGTTCCCCAAGAATTCAAAGTCTATTTCATCATGAGTCTCCCACTCTTTTGAAGACAACTGAAACCATCCACACATTCACACATAGAGAACTAAATATCACGTCTAGCCTTCAAGAAATTAAAACTGGACACAAGGGAGGAGGGCTTACGTAATAGGCAGTTACAGTGCCAGCAGAGTTTCCAGGGACTAACTTGATCTGCATAGCAATCTTCCCAAACAGATACTCATTCTTGGACTGAAAACCCGAGCCGGAGGCCTTGTCAAGAGAGAGAGTAAGAAGCTCCCCATTGTTGAGTATCTTAGCACGCCCATCCCCCCAAGTGATATCAAAGTCTTGGTAGAAGTTACCTGCTGAGGCAGCAGCCAAGAAGCTGATGATTAAAGACACTTGTAGGCCTGCTAAACCGCGTCTAAAAGAACAGAAAGCAGCCATTGAATCGATATTTGATTGAGCTCTATGAGCTAGAACTTATATAGAGGGTGAAGATATACAAAGTTTTGGAAAAGAACAGTGATTCCATCATTCATGAGGATTGCTGATCATTCCATTTTGATGAACACAGGTTGTGGCAGTGCAGTCACGCATTGAACTGCCTGATTTTCTGCTCAGTTACAGAATAAAACACCATTCACACACTTCTGCAGCATTGCTTCTTCCACCTTCCCATCAGTTACCAAGTTTTATAGGGCTGCTTTCTCAACAAATTTGATATGTATCAGGCAAGCATGCCTTCACAAAAATGCCATCCTCTTACTTTGTCAACCAAACAACAATGTGATGATCAGTTGCATTACACTAACCtacaagaaagaaatatatGCCCCATTTGGCAATgttaatgttttttcaaaacagTTCTCAAGAGATTGTCTAGTcaacggtttttaaaaacagttgtCATTATTTTCAAACTGTGCACTTCTATATTGGAACAGTACTTTAGTGAAGATATCTTGCTTTTATGTCCAATACAAAAgcctttaaaatattttcctccACTGTTTCTTAAAacacacacaaaaaataaaataaaatctcattGTTCTTACtttaaagagtaaaaaaatatttgtaaaaactgtttttcaatagACCTATATGAAGCCGGAAATTCAAGATTGCTAAAAGTGTAGTTTAGTATATCATATTGTTTATACCCCGATCACAGTTTGAAATAAGGTTGGGTAGACCAAGGAAGGTGCTCATAGATTAGGCTGATTGTAAATCAGGATGCTCATAGATCAGACTGATTGTATTCACATTCTAATCACTTTTTTCATATCTTGGTTATCTTATTCACAGCTAATCACTTTCCTCGTGTCCTGCTTGTGTTTTTTCTACTTTAACcatattctttttttatgcCTGTCTAAATTAATGAGATTGATACAGAAATGGTATGCAAAAGGTGTTTGCTTGATATGAAAGATGACCAACAAAAATTCCATATACAGCTAATATCATGAGTTTGCATGTAGAAACTTTGAATATAAACAGAATGATAACTttggttctctctctctcaaatt
Above is a window of Vitis vinifera cultivar Pinot Noir 40024 chromosome 11, ASM3070453v1 DNA encoding:
- the LOC100251376 gene encoding probable xyloglucan endotransglucosylase/hydrolase protein 23 isoform X1 — encoded protein: MAAFCSFRRGLAGLQVSLIISFLAAASAGNFYQDFDITWGDGRAKILNNGELLTLSLDKASGSGFQSKNEYLFGKIAMQIKLVPGNSAGTVTAYYLSSKEWETHDEIDFEFLGNLSGDPYILHTNVYIQGQGKREKQFYLWFDPTADFHNYSILWNPQCVVFWVDGIPIREFKNLESAGVLFPKSQPMRIYSSLWNADDWATRGGLVKTNWSQAPFVASYRSFNADACILYSGTSSCSWDSPPWLSQVLDSTDQQKMKWVEDNYMIYNYCTDAERFSQGLPTECMRWWLGEVLFVFLSPVGI
- the LOC100261619 gene encoding probable xyloglucan endotransglucosylase/hydrolase protein 23 is translated as MAPIYSSFSVVSTALLISVVASFLMAASAGNFYQDFDITWGDGRAKILNNGELLTLSLDKTSGSGFQSKNEYLFGKIDMQLKLVPGNSAGTVTAYYLSSQGPTHDEIDFEFLGNLSGDPYILHTNVFSQGKGNREQQFYLWFDPTADFHTYSILWNPQRIIFSVDGTPIREFKNSESIGVSYPKNQPMRIYSSLWNADDWATRGGLVKTDWSQAPFTASYRNFNADACIWSSGASSCSSNTPTSTSTNTEWYSQELDSTSQERMKWVQKNYMIYNYCSDTKRFPQGLPPECTTTTMS
- the LOC100256520 gene encoding probable xyloglucan endotransglucosylase/hydrolase protein 23, with translation MNWVLLFDDNCCLYIFNRVQLLTEPSSRSPSTFPHDTYYKTPTYPRHSLHFHAQNYFHFSSLNSHSMASPSTWNLSPKLFLVSLLLGSFVVASVGNLYQDFEITWGDGRAKILNNGELLTLSLDKTSGSGFQSKNEYLFGKIDMQLKLVPGNSAGTVTAYYLSSQGPTHDEIDFEFLGNLSGDPYILHTNVFSQGKGNREQQFYLWFDPTADFHTYSILWNPQRIIFSVDGTPIREFKNSESIGVSYPKNQPMRIYSSLWNADDWATRGGLVKTDWSQAPFTASYRNFNADACIWSSGASSCSSTTPSSTSTSGQWYSQELDSTSQERMKWVQKNYMIYNYCTDTKRFPQGLPPECTATTLS
- the LOC100251376 gene encoding probable xyloglucan endotransglucosylase/hydrolase protein 23 isoform X2, which codes for MAAFCSFRRGLAGLQVSLIISFLAAASAGNFYQDFDITWGDGRAKILNNGELLTLSLDKASGSGFQSKNEYLFGKIAMQIKLVPGNSAGTVTAYYLSSKEWETHDEIDFEFLGNLSGDPYILHTNVYIQGQGKREKQFYLWFDPTADFHNYSILWNPQCVVFWVDGIPIREFKNLESAGVLFPKSQPMRIYSSLWNADDWATRGGLVKTNWSQAPFVASYRSFNADACILYSGTSSCSWDSPPWLSQVLDSTDQQKMKWVEDNYMIYNYCTDAERFSQGLPTECMCK
- the LOC104880799 gene encoding probable xyloglucan endotransglucosylase/hydrolase protein 23; this encodes MASLSFPSHRASLWGYTPVYGLQMTGQQEGGLVKTHWSQAPFTASFRSLNADACILYSGTSSCSWDSPPWLSQVLDFKDQQKMKWVEDNYMIYNYCADTGRFPQGLPTECTVT
- the LOC100266747 gene encoding probable xyloglucan endotransglucosylase/hydrolase protein 23 → MAPICSSSSAVSTALLMSVVVSFLMAASAGNFYQDFDITWGDGRGKILNNGELLTLSLDKPSGSGFQSKNEYLFGKIDMQLKLVPGNSAGTVTAYYLSSQGPTHDEIDFEFLGNLSGDPYILHTNVFSQGKGNREQQFYLWFDPTADFHTYSILWNPQRIIFSVDGTPIREFKNSESIGVPYPKNQPMRIYSSLWNADDWATRGGLVKTDWSQAPFTASYRNFNANACLWSSGSSSCSSTSPSSTSTNGGWYSQELDSTSQERMKWVQKNYMIYNYCADTKRFPQGLPPECSATTMS